The genomic stretch ATCGAGCGCTACACTGATATTGCGCCGGAGATCGAACTGATCGCCTACCGGTCCGGCTACCAGGGCCTGCTCAAGGGCGACCGGATCGACATCACCACGGACATCCGCGAGCGCGCCCATCTGCTTCATCGCTATGGCGGGTCACCGATCGGCAACAGCCGGGTCAAACTCACCAATGCGGCGGACTGCGTGAAGCGCGGCCTTGTCAAGGAAGGCGCCAACCCGCTGCAGGTCGCAGCCGACCGCCTTGCCGAAGACGGCATCACCATTCTCCACACCATTGGCGGCGACGACACCAACACGACGGCCGCGGATCTCGCCGCATACCTCGCCGGCAATGGTTACGACCTGACCGTGGTCGGACTGCCGAAAACGGTTGACAACGACATTGTGCCGATCCGGCAGTCACTGGGCGCATGGACGGCTGCGGAAGTCGGTGCCCATTTCTTCGACCATGTCAGCAATGAGCAGAGTGCCGCACCGCGAACGCTCGTTATCCATGAAGTCATGGGCCGGCATTGCGGATGGCTGACAGCGGCGACGGCGCGTAAGTACATCCAGCGTACCGAGCACAATGAATATGTCGAGCAGTTGATGATGAACACGTCGATGAAGAACATCGACGGCATTTACCTGCCGGAAATGGCCTTCGATCTC from Pseudorhizobium banfieldiae encodes the following:
- a CDS encoding pyrophosphate--fructose-6-phosphate 1-phosphotransferase, which gives rise to MAKQKVAMLTAGGLAPCLSSAVGGLIERYTDIAPEIELIAYRSGYQGLLKGDRIDITTDIRERAHLLHRYGGSPIGNSRVKLTNAADCVKRGLVKEGANPLQVAADRLAEDGITILHTIGGDDTNTTAADLAAYLAGNGYDLTVVGLPKTVDNDIVPIRQSLGAWTAAEVGAHFFDHVSNEQSAAPRTLVIHEVMGRHCGWLTAATARKYIQRTEHNEYVEQLMMNTSMKNIDGIYLPEMAFDLEAEADRLRRIMDERGYVTLFVSEGACLDAIVTEREASGEEVKRDAFGHVKIDTINVGNWFQKHFASLLHAERSMVQKSGYFARSAPANSGDLRLIQSMVDLAVDSALDKVSGVTGHDEDQGGRLRTIEFPRIKGGKHFDLSAKWFGEVMDFIGQPFRAA